From Mauremys mutica isolate MM-2020 ecotype Southern chromosome 17, ASM2049712v1, whole genome shotgun sequence, one genomic window encodes:
- the ETV3L gene encoding ETS translocation variant 3-like protein — protein MHCGCVSEGVPSSCWLSGLAFPDWAYKAESSPGSRQIQLWHFILELLQKEEFRHVIAWQQGEYGEFVIKDPEEVARLWGRRKCKPQMNYDKLSRALRYYYNKRILHKTKGKRFTYKFNFSKLIFVNYPLWDVRYPSPPLLMGAASVYRPSVVSAGMQSELLQNMIFTRQALADQLAFRGGLRDPLDMASTGNKKGTASGPQFSPLPSPCCCGGVQDKFPRLAAFPSTFPHSGLGPPSSRQLCPPPQYPQPSSPDWSRFPSHVFQRGRSVLPPEERARAHSPLGLPRSEAFLMGVSFPPIRLQGRAFPGLPLGATRGPGSAMARGRLGFPPDLSQPEEGEEDQGASSAESCLAVKPELELEGRPQAKGAGSLDPGGGGVMAVPRNPSAAGKTMQRCEGFAALGN, from the exons ATGCACTGTGGCTGCGTGTCCGAGGGGGtccccagctcctgctggctCTCAG GGCTGGCTTTCCCAGACTGGGCCTACAAGGCAGAATCCAGCCCCGGGTCCCGTCAGATCCAGCTCTGGCACTTCATCCTGGAGCTGCTGCAGAAGGAGGAGTTCCGCCATGTCATCGCCTGGCAGCAGGGCGAGTATGGGGAGTTTGTGATCAAGGACCCCGAGGAGGTGGCGCgtctgtggggcaggaggaaaTGCAAACCGCAAATGAACTACGACAAGCTGAGCCGGGCCCTCAG gtaTTATTACAACAAGCGCATCCTGCACAAGACTAAGGGCAAGAGGTTCACCTACAAGTTTAACTTCAGCAAACTCATCTTCGTCAATTACCCACTGTGGGACGTGCGCTACCCTTCCCCGCCCCTGCTGATGGGGGCCGCCAGCGTGTACCGCCCGTCCGTGGTCTCCGCCGGCATGCAGAGCGAG ctcctgcagAACATGATCTTCACCCGCCAGGCTCTGGCCGACCAGCTGGCCTTCCGCGGCGGCCTCAGGGACCCGCTGGACATGGCGAGCACAGGGAACAAGAAGGGGACGGCCAGCGGGCCCC AGTTCAGCccgctcccctctccctgctgctgtggGGGAGTGCAGGACAAGTTCCCCCGCCTGGCCGCCTTCCCGTCGACGTTCCCGCACTCCGGCCTCGGCCCCCCCTCCAGCcgccagctctgcccccctccccagtacccccagcccagctcccccgaCTGGTCGCGCTTCCCCAGCCACGTCTTCCAGCGCGGCCGCTCGGTGCTGCCCCCGGAGGAGAGGGCCCGGGCCCACAGCCCGTTGGGACTCCCCAGGTCAGAAGCCTTCCTGATGGGTGTCAGCTTCCCACCCATTCGGCTGCAGGGGAGAGCGTTCCCCGGGCTGCCCTTGGGCGCCACGCGGGGCCCCGGGAGCGCGATGGCCAGAGGGAGGCTGGGGTTCCCGCCGGACCTCTCCCAGcccgaggagggggaggaggaccaGGGGGCCTCCTCTGCAGAGAGCTGCCTCGCTGTGAAACCAGAGCTGGAGCTTGAGGGCCGGCCTCAGGCCAAGGGCGCTGGCAGTCTGGATCCCGGGGGGGGAG